The following coding sequences lie in one Bacteroides helcogenes P 36-108 genomic window:
- a CDS encoding glycosyltransferase family 2 protein encodes MIPDIFSIFSMDWWMDENNNALQMTDSILFLLLAIPVAYIFICALFSLGKYKNPYPEASVQHRFLVLFTVLRNGKEVIESINQFLDTQQYPREKYDIAVAATQLSEEDLVILLQMPVNIVVPDKEYCTKVYAIQQVMERYAPDEYDMIIIFNSDNRIVPNALNLFNNAYYSGCDSIQAHRMTENLNTSIAVLSATSEEINNNLFRMAHTRMGFSSALIGSAMAFDFSMFHELAPGLKGHDLSKTMEVALLEQNIYTEYLEEVVCFSKKEDSADGYQTQRMGWLRAQYTSTFLALRYLPLVLLKGEWDYALKLFQWLLPSRFLLIALILLFTIAVTLLDWTLAPKWYILLAILILSFLMALPEGEVSRRLRKAIWSLPVLIFTAIFSHIKRFLPKKK; translated from the coding sequence ATGATACCAGATATTTTTTCAATATTCAGTATGGACTGGTGGATGGATGAAAACAACAACGCACTGCAGATGACCGATTCCATCCTGTTCCTGTTACTGGCCATTCCGGTCGCTTACATATTCATCTGCGCCCTGTTTTCACTCGGGAAGTACAAGAATCCCTACCCTGAGGCATCCGTGCAGCACCGTTTCCTCGTGCTTTTCACCGTGCTCCGCAATGGGAAAGAGGTGATCGAATCCATCAACCAGTTTCTGGACACCCAGCAATATCCGCGCGAAAAGTATGATATTGCCGTGGCAGCCACGCAACTGTCCGAAGAAGATCTTGTCATCCTGCTGCAAATGCCCGTCAACATCGTGGTTCCCGATAAGGAATACTGCACCAAGGTATATGCCATCCAGCAAGTCATGGAGCGCTATGCACCCGACGAATACGACATGATTATCATCTTCAATTCCGACAACCGCATCGTGCCCAATGCCCTCAACCTATTCAACAATGCCTACTATTCGGGCTGCGACTCCATACAGGCCCACCGTATGACCGAGAACCTCAACACCAGCATCGCCGTGCTCAGCGCCACCAGCGAGGAGATCAACAACAACCTCTTCCGCATGGCGCACACCCGCATGGGATTTTCTTCGGCCCTCATCGGCTCGGCCATGGCATTCGATTTCTCCATGTTCCACGAACTTGCTCCCGGACTGAAGGGGCACGACCTGAGCAAAACCATGGAAGTGGCTCTGCTGGAACAAAACATCTACACAGAATACCTTGAAGAAGTGGTGTGTTTCAGTAAAAAGGAAGACAGCGCCGATGGCTACCAGACCCAGCGCATGGGGTGGCTGCGGGCGCAGTACACCAGTACCTTCCTTGCCTTGAGATACCTCCCCCTCGTGCTGCTGAAAGGTGAATGGGACTATGCGCTCAAGCTTTTCCAATGGCTGCTTCCTTCCCGCTTCTTACTTATCGCGCTGATTCTGCTGTTCACAATAGCAGTCACCCTGTTGGACTGGACTTTAGCTCCCAAATGGTACATACTGCTTGCCATTCTTATCCTCTCATTCCTCATGGCACTGCCCGAAGGAGAAGTAAGCCGACGCCTCCGCAAAGCAATCTGGTCGCTTCCCGTCCTTATATTTACAGCTATATTCAGCCACATAAAACGTTTTTTACCTAAAAAGAAATAA
- a CDS encoding glycosyltransferase family 2 protein, with the protein MNTINYSIIIPHKNIPQLLQRCLDSIPQREDIQIIVVDDDSSPEVVDFSNFPGQDRAGVELLFTKEGKGAGYARNCGLARAKGKWLLFADADDYFLPDFMNVLDAYRDTDYDLITFRAESAGSDTLEPLPPRQLNYDKIAEDMDLEILKFRNDVPWAKMVSARLVRDHRICFDETIAANDAMFSAKVDYHARKVAACSKSVYCATVRGDSLQYAVKLESLLARVEVACRLNRFLKNIGRADKTVYSYRRVMDCRKHFGRRGYRRAMAIYLRRERLENISKTLLDLLKCKFRKFFCFANVK; encoded by the coding sequence ATGAATACAATTAATTATTCAATAATCATCCCCCATAAGAACATCCCGCAGTTGTTGCAGCGGTGTTTGGATTCTATTCCTCAAAGAGAGGACATACAGATTATAGTAGTGGATGATGACAGTTCTCCGGAAGTGGTGGACTTCTCAAACTTTCCTGGTCAAGACAGGGCAGGAGTGGAGCTCCTCTTTACTAAGGAGGGCAAGGGCGCAGGCTACGCCCGCAACTGCGGACTTGCTCGTGCAAAGGGCAAGTGGTTGCTCTTTGCTGATGCCGATGATTACTTCTTACCGGATTTCATGAATGTGTTGGATGCTTATCGTGATACGGATTATGACTTGATTACGTTCCGGGCGGAGAGTGCCGGTTCTGATACTTTAGAACCGCTTCCGCCTCGCCAGTTGAACTATGACAAGATTGCGGAAGATATGGACTTGGAGATACTGAAGTTCCGCAACGACGTGCCGTGGGCAAAGATGGTGTCTGCAAGGCTGGTACGCGATCACCGCATTTGTTTCGATGAGACAATAGCTGCTAATGATGCCATGTTTTCTGCAAAGGTAGATTATCATGCCCGCAAGGTGGCGGCATGTTCCAAGTCTGTTTATTGTGCTACTGTTCGCGGTGATTCCTTGCAGTATGCTGTGAAGTTAGAAAGCCTTCTTGCCCGTGTGGAGGTTGCTTGCCGATTGAACCGCTTTCTGAAGAATATCGGGCGGGCGGACAAGACGGTGTACAGCTATCGCCGTGTAATGGATTGCCGTAAGCATTTCGGACGCAGGGGATACAGGCGTGCAATGGCTATCTATCTCCGCCGTGAACGTTTGGAAAACATCAGCAAGACCTTGCTGGATTTGCTGAAGTGTAAGTTTCGGAAATTCTTTTGTTTTGCAAATGTAAAATAG
- a CDS encoding O-antigen ligase family protein, with translation MSIRRSYISSPVLTFGILCTGLGCIVSATLSQNLAMVGLVAILPVLLCIFIIHLRKPERFIFLLFIFNYFFTPLARYSRQDGLSVLSDILWWSIMLAIVIQTALHYRFPWKQSLNILTIGGAILAVYCLLEAANPTASIEAWIYSRGFIYNTFLVSLITVLLATSYRQVNRLVLLFSILTLAAILKGLYQKIAGFDSIEYGYMMESGMYKTHLLPQITRYFSIFTDAGNYGSNMGFACTVFGIVALSCKKFGLKVYYLCISALSLYSMFITGTRGAIVVPLGGLLLFALISKNIRLMSVAAIAGCFIYVFFAFTYIGESNTMISRMRTAFRPSKDASYLVRKQNQQKLAEYLRSKPFGEGLGLGGVEARKFGNRLTTSIPNDSTYVKIWTETGIVGITLYLLIYAGSLLWGCYYIMFKVRNPEFRHLLTALACGIFGMMISAYGNAFFTQFPTGAMMIMFLGILMNGKYIDERLTMEKQQALLTATKEKTTI, from the coding sequence ATGAGCATAAGGCGAAGTTACATATCATCTCCCGTCCTGACTTTCGGCATACTCTGCACCGGACTGGGCTGCATCGTTTCGGCCACCTTGAGCCAAAACCTGGCAATGGTAGGGCTGGTAGCGATTCTGCCTGTGCTCTTGTGTATATTCATCATCCACCTCCGCAAGCCGGAACGTTTCATATTCCTGCTTTTCATATTCAACTACTTCTTCACTCCGCTGGCCCGTTACAGCCGTCAAGACGGTCTCAGCGTACTGTCGGACATCCTTTGGTGGAGCATCATGCTCGCCATTGTCATCCAGACGGCACTTCACTACCGCTTTCCATGGAAACAGTCGCTTAACATCCTCACCATAGGCGGCGCCATACTGGCCGTATATTGCCTGCTCGAAGCGGCCAATCCTACGGCATCCATAGAAGCCTGGATCTATTCCAGAGGATTCATATACAACACGTTTCTGGTGTCTCTGATCACGGTACTGCTGGCTACGTCCTATCGACAGGTCAACCGGCTGGTGCTGCTGTTCTCCATACTCACCCTGGCAGCCATATTGAAAGGCCTTTACCAGAAGATCGCCGGCTTCGATTCCATCGAATACGGCTATATGATGGAAAGCGGCATGTACAAGACCCATCTCCTTCCCCAAATCACCCGCTATTTTTCAATATTCACCGATGCGGGCAACTACGGATCCAACATGGGATTTGCCTGTACGGTATTCGGCATAGTCGCCCTGTCCTGCAAGAAGTTCGGCCTGAAAGTCTATTATCTCTGTATCTCTGCGCTTTCACTGTACTCCATGTTCATCACCGGAACCAGAGGAGCCATAGTAGTGCCCCTGGGAGGCCTGCTGCTGTTCGCGCTCATCAGCAAGAACATCAGGCTGATGAGTGTAGCCGCCATAGCGGGATGCTTCATCTATGTATTCTTCGCCTTTACATACATAGGAGAGAGCAATACAATGATAAGCCGCATGCGCACGGCCTTCCGTCCCAGCAAAGACGCCTCCTACCTGGTGAGGAAGCAGAACCAGCAAAAGCTGGCCGAGTATCTGAGGTCCAAGCCTTTCGGCGAAGGGCTCGGGCTGGGTGGAGTGGAAGCCCGAAAATTCGGTAACAGGCTCACCACCTCCATTCCCAACGACTCCACCTACGTAAAGATATGGACTGAAACCGGCATAGTGGGCATCACGCTGTATCTGCTGATATATGCCGGCAGCCTTCTGTGGGGATGCTATTACATCATGTTCAAGGTGAGGAACCCCGAATTCCGCCATCTGCTCACGGCGCTTGCCTGCGGCATATTCGGCATGATGATCAGCGCCTACGGCAACGCATTCTTTACCCAGTTCCCCACCGGCGCCATGATGATAATGTTTCTGGGCATCCTGATGAACGGAAAATACATAGACGAACGCCTTACAATGGAAAAACAACAAGCATTATTAACCGCAACCAAAGAAAAAACAACGATATGA
- a CDS encoding lipopolysaccharide biosynthesis protein, with protein sequence MSESRLHKSYLNARVNVLFYLITLFISFFSRKIFLEKLGADFVGLTGTMQNLLGFLNLAELGIGASIGYVLYKPIFDKDQDKIKEIISVLGYLYRNVGLLILGAGLLLACFLPYIFADVSIHLGVIYFAYFAFLASALISYFINYRQTLLGADQRNYVVTVYFQTANIVKVFLQIALVCYVGSFYLWITVELSFGILYSFILNWKINQVYPWLKCSVAEGKQKYPENKIIVHKARQMFVHKLAGMGRSQLLPFLVYAFTSLKLVAYYGNYMLLLTKLNQFVDNFLGSTGAGVGNLIAEGDMKRIQQVFWELSSLRFLIASFLTFALYHLMDPFITVWLGEEYILPHSVLIVILTNFFISQFRGTNDQFIFGYGLFHDTWAPVATLVITVVVALLGGYLWGLPGVLLGDMASSITIISIWKPYLLYKEGFKMPVRLYWKNILCYLLLAVLSWGLADVILYFLPLSEPSGGYGMWIVYALASSLVFLLISGGSFYCCSQGMRSLVGRFRRK encoded by the coding sequence ATGTCCGAGTCCCGTCTTCATAAAAGCTACCTCAACGCGCGTGTCAATGTGCTCTTCTACCTCATCACGCTGTTCATCTCTTTCTTCTCCCGCAAGATATTTCTTGAGAAGTTAGGGGCGGACTTTGTGGGCTTGACGGGCACGATGCAGAACTTGTTAGGCTTCCTGAACCTTGCCGAACTGGGTATAGGGGCATCCATCGGCTATGTGCTCTACAAACCTATTTTCGACAAGGATCAAGATAAGATAAAGGAAATAATCTCAGTGCTGGGCTATCTCTACCGCAATGTAGGGCTGCTTATTTTAGGTGCTGGATTACTTCTCGCTTGTTTTTTGCCATATATATTCGCGGATGTCAGCATTCACCTCGGAGTTATCTATTTCGCTTATTTCGCGTTCTTGGCTTCCGCTCTCATCAGCTATTTTATCAATTACCGCCAGACCTTGCTGGGGGCCGACCAGCGCAACTATGTGGTTACCGTTTACTTCCAGACGGCGAATATCGTGAAAGTTTTCCTGCAGATAGCGCTTGTGTGCTATGTGGGCAGCTTTTATCTGTGGATAACTGTTGAATTGTCATTTGGCATTCTGTATTCATTCATATTGAATTGGAAGATTAATCAGGTATATCCGTGGCTGAAGTGCAGTGTGGCGGAGGGTAAGCAGAAGTATCCGGAGAACAAGATTATCGTGCATAAGGCGCGCCAGATGTTTGTGCACAAGCTGGCCGGGATGGGCAGGTCGCAACTGCTGCCCTTTCTGGTCTATGCTTTTACCTCGCTGAAGCTGGTGGCCTATTATGGCAACTATATGCTGCTGCTCACCAAGCTGAATCAGTTTGTGGATAATTTTCTGGGAAGCACCGGGGCAGGCGTGGGCAATCTGATAGCTGAGGGAGACATGAAGCGCATACAGCAGGTGTTTTGGGAGTTGAGTTCATTGCGGTTTTTGATAGCTTCATTCTTGACTTTTGCGCTGTATCATCTGATGGATCCATTCATTACGGTATGGTTGGGAGAGGAGTATATACTGCCGCATTCCGTATTGATTGTTATTCTCACCAATTTCTTCATCAGCCAGTTCAGAGGCACGAACGACCAGTTTATTTTTGGTTATGGACTGTTTCACGATACATGGGCCCCGGTAGCCACGCTGGTCATAACGGTGGTGGTGGCTTTGCTGGGAGGATATTTATGGGGGCTTCCCGGTGTGCTGCTGGGCGATATGGCCAGTTCAATAACCATTATCAGTATATGGAAACCTTATCTTCTTTATAAAGAAGGATTCAAAATGCCGGTGAGGTTGTATTGGAAGAATATTCTTTGTTATTTGCTGCTTGCTGTTCTTTCATGGGGGCTGGCGGACGTTATTCTCTATTTTCTTCCGCTGTCAGAACCTTCCGGGGGATATGGCATGTGGATTGTATATGCCTTGGCATCTTCGCTCGTCTTTCTGCTGATATCGGGTGGAAGCTTCTATTGCTGTTCGCAGGGGATGCGCTCGTTGGTGGGACGTTTCCGGCGTAAATAA
- a CDS encoding glycosyltransferase family 4 protein translates to MKIAIEAQRIFRTNKHGMDFVALETIRELQKRNDGNEYYIIVAPGEDRCLEESANLSIIEVACPTYPLWEQIALPWAVRRLGVDLLHCTSNTAPLWCPVPLVLTLHDIIYLEPRQHRSPSLYQEMGWYYRRLTVPRILKKCRKIITVSYFECNRIRKALNIPTNRIMTIYNGYNKHFYPMESIDMQIVNRYIPQKDFLFFLGNTDPKKNAARVLKAYSLYLEKSSVKRPLLIADLKETYIDSLLQQEGISENLKQHLYYPGYISNADLATLYNAAFAFLYPSLRESFGIPLVEAMACGTPVITGNTSSMPEVGGPDILATDPYKPEEIADAVLRLENEATLYQKQREYGLLRAQQFSWEKTADELIKVYQSLAYK, encoded by the coding sequence ATGAAAATAGCCATAGAAGCCCAACGGATATTTCGTACCAACAAGCACGGCATGGATTTCGTAGCACTGGAAACCATCCGCGAATTGCAGAAACGGAATGACGGCAATGAATATTACATTATCGTCGCTCCGGGCGAAGACCGTTGCCTGGAGGAATCCGCCAACCTCTCCATCATAGAAGTGGCGTGTCCCACCTACCCGCTTTGGGAGCAAATAGCCCTGCCATGGGCTGTGAGGCGCTTAGGAGTAGATTTGCTGCACTGCACGTCCAACACGGCTCCGCTATGGTGTCCGGTTCCTTTGGTACTGACACTTCACGACATTATCTATCTGGAGCCCCGGCAACATCGCAGTCCCTCTCTTTATCAGGAAATGGGCTGGTACTATCGCCGTCTGACCGTTCCCCGGATTCTGAAAAAATGCCGGAAAATCATTACAGTCTCCTACTTTGAATGTAACCGCATACGCAAAGCTCTCAACATCCCCACAAATCGCATCATGACTATCTACAATGGTTACAACAAGCATTTCTACCCTATGGAAAGCATAGATATGCAAATTGTCAACCGTTATATCCCTCAGAAAGACTTTTTATTCTTTCTGGGCAACACCGACCCCAAAAAGAATGCGGCAAGGGTGTTGAAAGCCTACAGCCTTTATCTGGAAAAATCATCCGTCAAACGTCCCTTACTTATCGCAGACCTCAAAGAGACCTATATAGACAGTCTGTTGCAACAGGAGGGAATCAGTGAGAATCTGAAACAGCACCTTTATTATCCGGGCTACATCAGCAATGCCGATCTTGCCACATTGTATAATGCCGCATTCGCTTTCCTCTACCCCTCGCTGCGCGAAAGTTTCGGTATTCCTTTGGTGGAAGCGATGGCTTGCGGCACTCCGGTTATCACAGGAAACACTTCTTCCATGCCAGAAGTAGGCGGTCCGGACATACTTGCCACAGACCCATACAAGCCGGAAGAAATAGCCGATGCAGTGCTGCGTCTTGAAAACGAAGCCACGCTCTACCAAAAGCAACGAGAGTATGGGCTGTTACGTGCCCAACAATTTTCATGGGAAAAGACAGCCGACGAACTGATTAAAGTATATCAATCTCTTGCCTATAAATAA
- a CDS encoding glycosyltransferase family 2 protein has product MPKVSVIIPIYNTAAYLRETLDSICNQTLKELEIILINDGSTDESQSIIEEYAERDTRIKWYVQPNQGLSVARNQGLLHATGKYIYFMDSDDILDIQALQHCYILCEKKGLDFVFFDAEPLVESSDSQNIPHYGRKGKIDEFIHPGIEMLEYELNNRLYLTSVCLCLVNRLFLEKCFTCFHPGIIHEDHTFAMRIYLNSQKVCYVPEAFFKRRIRSNSIMTNHFGMRNIEGYTTVCTQIRTLGEQHLEWKAIIDKYLSYTLNDVIWASHRMTFLEKVETVCRFRRLRLGKYVCFRNWAVFWLKKK; this is encoded by the coding sequence ATGCCTAAAGTCTCTGTCATTATTCCAATATATAATACAGCCGCTTATCTACGTGAGACGTTGGACAGCATCTGTAATCAGACATTAAAAGAGCTGGAAATTATTCTTATCAACGACGGTTCCACGGACGAAAGCCAAAGCATTATCGAAGAATATGCGGAACGCGATACAAGAATCAAATGGTACGTACAGCCCAATCAAGGATTGTCTGTTGCACGTAATCAGGGATTGCTGCATGCCACCGGCAAATACATCTATTTCATGGACAGTGACGATATATTAGATATACAAGCGCTTCAACATTGTTACATCTTGTGCGAAAAGAAAGGATTGGATTTCGTATTCTTCGATGCAGAACCATTAGTGGAATCATCAGACAGCCAAAATATTCCACACTATGGTAGAAAAGGAAAAATAGATGAATTCATACATCCGGGAATCGAGATGTTAGAATATGAGCTTAACAACCGACTGTATCTCACTTCTGTTTGTCTATGTTTGGTTAACCGCTTGTTTCTGGAGAAATGCTTCACTTGTTTTCATCCCGGCATTATTCATGAAGACCACACTTTTGCTATGAGAATTTATTTAAATTCCCAAAAAGTATGTTATGTTCCCGAAGCCTTCTTCAAACGAAGAATACGTTCCAACTCCATCATGACCAATCACTTCGGCATGCGCAACATTGAAGGATACACCACCGTATGTACCCAAATACGTACTCTCGGAGAGCAACATCTCGAATGGAAGGCTATTATTGACAAATACCTGTCATATACCCTGAACGACGTGATCTGGGCGAGCCACCGGATGACTTTCCTCGAAAAAGTGGAAACAGTTTGTCGCTTCAGACGCCTGCGTCTGGGAAAATATGTCTGTTTCAGAAACTGGGCCGTATTCTGGCTGAAGAAAAAATAA
- a CDS encoding glycosyltransferase family 2 protein, whose protein sequence is MTALISIITINHNGLHDTCEMIDSFRKYETYPHYEIIVVDNGSHLPEAEEIRHKYPCIKVVQNINNGFAGGNNAGLKAAEGAYLFFINNDTVIKEPILDTLVQRIEADPQRNGGVSPMLKFAAQPDTLQYAGFTPLSPVTLRNESIGFMQKDAPCFHVACETASLHGAAMMVSRKALQDAGPMTEVYFLFYEELDWSVQIKKAGYRLWYEPAAVVYHKESMTARKGTPLREFYLSRARMLFARRNLSGTGKLLSCLYILTLAAPKKALTYLLHGEAALAKAAISGTWSGICMRLIPQSSV, encoded by the coding sequence ATGACAGCACTCATCTCCATCATCACCATCAACCACAACGGGCTGCATGACACCTGCGAAATGATTGACTCCTTTCGCAAGTATGAAACCTATCCCCACTATGAAATCATTGTTGTGGACAACGGTTCTCACTTGCCCGAAGCCGAAGAAATACGTCATAAATATCCATGTATCAAGGTAGTGCAGAACATCAACAACGGCTTTGCAGGCGGCAACAATGCCGGATTGAAAGCGGCCGAAGGAGCCTACCTGTTCTTCATCAACAACGACACCGTCATCAAAGAACCGATACTGGACACATTGGTACAACGCATAGAGGCCGATCCGCAACGAAACGGCGGAGTATCGCCCATGCTGAAGTTCGCCGCTCAGCCAGACACACTGCAATATGCAGGTTTCACCCCCCTCAGCCCCGTCACGTTGCGCAATGAGTCTATCGGGTTCATGCAAAAAGACGCTCCTTGTTTCCATGTGGCTTGCGAGACAGCCTCACTGCATGGCGCCGCCATGATGGTGAGCCGTAAAGCCCTGCAAGATGCGGGTCCCATGACCGAAGTTTACTTCCTGTTTTACGAAGAACTGGACTGGTCCGTACAAATAAAGAAAGCAGGCTACCGCCTATGGTACGAACCTGCCGCCGTGGTCTATCACAAAGAAAGCATGACGGCTCGAAAAGGCACGCCGCTGCGGGAGTTCTACCTGTCGCGCGCACGGATGCTGTTTGCGCGCAGAAACCTGTCTGGAACGGGGAAGCTGCTCTCCTGCCTCTACATCCTGACTCTGGCTGCACCTAAAAAGGCGCTGACCTACCTGCTGCACGGAGAAGCCGCATTGGCAAAGGCTGCGATAAGCGGCACGTGGAGTGGCATCTGCATGCGCCTCATCCCACAATCCAGCGTTTGA
- a CDS encoding glycosyltransferase family 2 protein yields MEKNAPEISVIVPVYNARQYLAKCIDSILSQTFTDFELLLIDDGSPDRCGEICDEYARKDRRIRVFHQENKGVSAARNVGMEAMTGRYLAFIDADDWAYPDYLRYLYEALPMNGGSGLIVQGFRCFDARGADMQVKSLPNRLYEEKDFGRAICECNLAEWGYSASKLYKVDVIRNNHLRFDTRIHCLEDLLFMYRYLFHCDYLLLGDRQEYAYIRHLDSISHTIRPFDSVYAGFRLYRALFIEMQERWQFPAQGREGMIRSMMMGFDWSLKTDYCQRYDVPRKTRISHLRLLINDNYRMMCSHYHPVYKLDKIGKMLLKARLYGLYDCYIVFLIRMNITSFLHAPHP; encoded by the coding sequence ATGGAAAAGAATGCTCCTGAAATATCAGTTATTGTTCCTGTCTATAATGCCAGGCAATACCTCGCTAAATGCATAGATAGTATTTTGTCGCAGACATTTACCGATTTTGAACTGTTGTTGATAGATGATGGCAGTCCTGATCGCTGCGGGGAAATCTGTGATGAATATGCACGGAAAGACAGGCGGATACGGGTGTTTCACCAAGAGAACAAGGGAGTGAGTGCAGCAAGGAATGTGGGGATGGAGGCTATGACGGGCAGGTATCTGGCTTTTATTGATGCGGACGACTGGGCTTATCCCGATTATTTGCGGTATTTGTATGAGGCGCTGCCGATGAATGGCGGAAGTGGTCTGATCGTTCAGGGCTTTCGTTGTTTTGATGCCAGAGGCGCTGATATGCAGGTAAAATCGCTTCCGAACCGGCTTTATGAAGAGAAAGATTTCGGACGTGCCATCTGTGAATGCAATTTGGCAGAATGGGGATATTCAGCCTCCAAACTATACAAAGTGGATGTTATCAGGAATAATCATTTGAGGTTTGATACTCGAATCCATTGTCTGGAAGATCTGCTTTTCATGTATCGGTATCTTTTTCATTGTGATTATTTGCTTTTAGGCGACAGGCAGGAGTATGCATATATCAGGCATCTCGATTCAATCTCCCATACCATTCGCCCGTTTGATTCTGTATATGCCGGTTTCCGGTTATACCGGGCATTGTTTATTGAGATGCAAGAGCGCTGGCAATTTCCGGCACAAGGGCGTGAAGGCATGATACGGTCTATGATGATGGGCTTTGATTGGTCTTTGAAGACCGATTATTGTCAAAGATATGACGTCCCCCGCAAAACACGGATTTCACATTTGCGTCTGCTTATAAATGATAATTATAGAATGATGTGCAGCCATTATCATCCGGTCTATAAGCTTGACAAGATAGGGAAGATGCTGTTGAAGGCCCGTCTCTATGGCCTGTATGACTGTTATATCGTCTTTTTGATCAGGATGAATATAACATCATTCTTGCATGCACCGCATCCATGA
- a CDS encoding glycosyltransferase family 1 protein — protein MKTLFLVFYGFQEYNGISKKIRYQVDALKQCGMDVRTCHYEVTGSGDRQWMIDGKVLVDLGKGITAKLKKRLSFAPIVRYVREEKIQCVYIRSYHNTNPFTIHFVKALKKQGVKILLEIPTYPYDQEYSSGKEKVQLYTDKLFRHAFCKYVNSIVTFSNDEKIFGCPTIRISNGIDFAHIPLRSPLHDTSKELHLIGVAEIHFWHGFDRLLKGLGEYYTGNPEYKVYFHLIGKMSGKREEEEIEAPIRQYHLQPYVTLYGAKHGEELDTLFNQADFAVGSLARHRSGIYNIKTLKNREYAARGFSFVYSETDDDFDRMPYVLKVPADESPINICQLIDFYKHQAISPQEIRNSIRHLSWKEQMKKVYEYVIKA, from the coding sequence ATGAAAACCCTTTTCCTCGTCTTTTACGGATTTCAAGAGTACAATGGTATCAGTAAGAAAATCAGATACCAGGTAGATGCTCTCAAGCAATGTGGAATGGACGTCCGCACCTGCCACTATGAGGTTACAGGCAGCGGAGACAGGCAGTGGATGATCGACGGGAAAGTACTGGTCGATTTAGGAAAAGGCATAACCGCCAAACTGAAAAAACGACTGTCGTTCGCCCCTATCGTGCGGTATGTCCGGGAAGAAAAGATACAATGTGTATATATCCGTTCTTATCACAACACCAACCCTTTCACCATCCATTTCGTGAAAGCGCTGAAGAAGCAAGGCGTTAAGATACTGTTGGAGATACCCACTTATCCTTACGACCAGGAATACTCTTCCGGCAAGGAAAAAGTGCAGCTCTATACAGACAAGCTATTCCGCCATGCGTTCTGCAAGTATGTCAATTCCATTGTCACATTCTCCAATGATGAGAAAATATTCGGCTGCCCCACCATCCGCATATCCAACGGAATAGATTTTGCCCACATTCCTCTACGCTCTCCCCTGCATGACACGAGTAAGGAACTCCACCTGATAGGAGTCGCCGAAATTCACTTCTGGCATGGTTTCGACCGTCTCTTGAAAGGATTGGGAGAATACTACACCGGTAATCCCGAATACAAAGTCTATTTTCATCTGATAGGAAAAATGAGCGGGAAACGGGAAGAGGAAGAAATTGAAGCACCTATCCGCCAATATCATTTGCAGCCATACGTCACCCTGTACGGGGCCAAGCATGGTGAGGAATTAGATACCCTTTTCAATCAGGCAGACTTTGCGGTGGGCAGTCTGGCACGTCATCGCAGCGGCATATACAACATCAAGACACTGAAAAACCGGGAATATGCGGCGAGAGGCTTTAGCTTCGTCTATTCCGAAACGGATGATGACTTTGACCGCATGCCCTATGTACTAAAGGTTCCTGCAGATGAAAGCCCTATAAATATCTGCCAACTGATAGATTTCTATAAGCATCAAGCCATATCCCCGCAAGAAATCAGAAACTCTATCCGACACTTGTCGTGGAAAGAGCAAATGAAAAAAGTATATGAATATGTAATCAAAGCTTAA